One Dictyoglomus turgidum DSM 6724 DNA window includes the following coding sequences:
- a CDS encoding YbgA family protein, whose protein sequence is MLFTNDIDIISNMRNFTKPRIVYSACLNSEPVRYDGGIIKDSFALKLKEYCEIITVCPEVSIGLGVPREKIIVYVEENRLGIYQPKTGLDLTDKILDFSENFLNTLPEIDGFLLKSKSPSCGLSNTMIYKDREGKIFHSKGKGIFAQKVLEKFPYIPAEDEGRLRNPEIRERFLTRIFALSELRNLKNKDNTKVKDLIEFHQNNKYLLMVYSQKHLKELGNLLANQSKYPFEELIEKYALLFKEALSTNLKRGNHVNAIFHIYGYFSRKLKAGEKNHFLHLLDLYRRAKINLSPLVEILRSWAYRFDDQYLLNQTYLNPYPNELSYIE, encoded by the coding sequence TTGCTTTTTACAAATGATATTGATATAATATCAAACATGAGAAATTTTACAAAGCCAAGAATAGTATATAGTGCTTGTCTTAATTCAGAACCAGTAAGATACGATGGTGGAATAATAAAAGATAGTTTTGCTCTGAAATTAAAAGAATATTGTGAAATTATAACAGTATGTCCAGAAGTCTCTATAGGGCTTGGGGTACCCAGGGAAAAGATCATAGTATATGTGGAAGAGAATAGATTAGGAATCTATCAACCCAAAACTGGATTAGACCTAACCGATAAGATACTTGACTTTTCCGAAAATTTTCTAAATACCTTACCTGAAATAGATGGATTCCTCCTAAAAAGTAAATCTCCTTCCTGTGGCCTATCAAACACCATGATTTATAAAGATAGAGAAGGAAAAATCTTCCACTCTAAAGGAAAGGGAATCTTTGCTCAAAAGGTTTTAGAAAAATTTCCTTACATTCCAGCAGAAGACGAGGGAAGGTTAAGAAATCCAGAAATTAGGGAGAGATTTCTAACGAGAATTTTTGCTCTATCAGAGTTAAGAAATCTCAAGAATAAAGATAATACAAAAGTAAAAGACCTAATAGAGTTTCATCAAAACAACAAATATCTCCTTATGGTTTATTCTCAAAAGCATTTGAAAGAACTTGGAAATCTTTTAGCCAATCAGTCTAAATATCCCTTTGAAGAGCTAATTGAGAAATATGCCCTCTTGTTTAAAGAAGCACTCTCTACAAATCTTAAAAGAGGAAATCATGTTAATGCCATCTTCCATATATATGGATATTTTTCTAGAAAATTAAAAGCGGGAGAAAAAAATCATTTTCTACATCTTTTAGATCTTTATAGAAGAGCGAAAATAAATTTAAGCCCTCTTGTTGAAATCTTGAGAAGTTGGGCATATAGATTTGATGACCAATATCTTTTAAATCAAACCTATTTAAATCCTTATCCTAATGAACTATCTTATATTGAATAA
- the thiS gene encoding sulfur carrier protein ThiS yields MLVNDKEVNFKGNLKELLLSLNYPTEKIVVLVNGEIVKKENWDNVELRDEDYIEIVSLVGGG; encoded by the coding sequence ATGCTTGTAAACGATAAAGAAGTAAATTTTAAAGGAAATTTAAAAGAATTGCTTCTTTCTCTTAATTATCCCACCGAAAAAATAGTTGTACTAGTAAACGGAGAAATTGTAAAAAAGGAAAATTGGGATAACGTAGAGTTAAGAGATGAAGACTACATAGAAATTGTCTCTCTTGTGGGAGGGGGATAA
- a CDS encoding thiazole synthase: MGLIIDNTIINNRLFVGTGKLPDYSVIPKMHEELKIEVFAVAVRRINPEINKGYSILDFLPKTAKIMINTSGARNHKEAVKIAEIGRELTGSDWVKIEISGELKYLLPDNEETIKAAEILVKDGFKVFPYISPDLIVAKKLEEIGVSAVMPLGSPIGSNKGIDCETLLKAIINEISIPVIIDAGIGRPSHASKAMELGADAVLINTAIATSNDPFKMAEAFNLAVKAGRIAYEIGLPEEKDYADASSPLIDFIKGIR, from the coding sequence ATGGGCTTAATAATTGATAATACTATTATAAATAACCGTCTCTTTGTAGGGACAGGTAAACTGCCAGATTATAGTGTTATCCCCAAAATGCATGAAGAACTAAAAATAGAAGTATTTGCTGTGGCAGTAAGAAGAATAAACCCCGAAATCAATAAGGGTTATTCTATCTTAGATTTCCTTCCTAAAACGGCAAAAATAATGATTAACACCTCTGGAGCAAGAAATCATAAAGAAGCAGTTAAAATTGCGGAAATAGGAAGAGAACTTACGGGTTCTGATTGGGTAAAAATAGAGATATCAGGAGAATTAAAATACCTTTTACCCGATAATGAAGAGACCATAAAGGCAGCAGAAATACTTGTCAAAGATGGATTTAAAGTCTTTCCCTATATATCTCCAGACCTTATCGTAGCAAAAAAATTAGAAGAAATAGGAGTTTCTGCAGTAATGCCTTTAGGCTCTCCCATAGGAAGTAACAAGGGAATCGATTGTGAAACTTTGCTTAAGGCGATTATAAATGAAATCTCTATTCCTGTTATTATCGATGCTGGTATAGGAAGGCCTTCCCACGCTTCAAAAGCTATGGAATTAGGTGCTGATGCAGTACTTATAAATACAGCCATTGCTACATCCAATGATCCCTTTAAAATGGCTGAGGCTTTTAATTTAGCGGTAAAAGCAGGAAGAATTGCCTACGAAATTGGTCTTCCCGAAGAAAAAGACTATGCTGACGCTTCGTCACCACTGATAGATTTTATAAAAGGAATTAGGTGA
- the thiH gene encoding 2-iminoacetate synthase ThiH, translating into MLREILKEADEILRKSHVLENKGGNVRKIIDKDKISKEDLFILLTDNSDETLILMANKAKRLTERYFGKVITLFTPLYLSNYCLSPCEYCGFSAKLQIPRKKLKEEEIIREYEAIKQTSIDSILLLTGCDKINTPFEYILYAVKLAKKYFSEISIEAYPMEEEEYRVLVKEGLTGVVQYQETYNKETYKKLHPVGPKSDYEYRLHTQERALNAGVYEVTVGVLLGINDPYEDVFKSILHAEYLSQKYPKAEINISFPRFRDPKTGFKPKYQVNEKLLLRFIFCARIYLPHVGITISTRENSRFRDNIIGYGVTKMSAGSKTTVGGYAQTETTSVQFETDDRRTVNEVINAIKNRGYRPEFTNWIKGGLY; encoded by the coding sequence ATGCTCAGGGAGATTCTTAAAGAAGCAGATGAAATCTTGAGAAAATCTCATGTCTTAGAGAATAAAGGAGGAAATGTCAGAAAAATAATTGATAAAGACAAGATATCAAAAGAGGACCTTTTTATTCTCCTCACTGATAATTCCGATGAAACTTTAATATTAATGGCTAATAAAGCAAAGAGACTTACAGAAAGGTATTTCGGAAAAGTTATAACCCTATTTACTCCTCTTTACCTTTCTAATTATTGTCTTTCTCCCTGTGAGTACTGTGGATTCTCAGCTAAACTTCAAATTCCAAGGAAGAAACTAAAGGAGGAAGAGATAATAAGAGAATACGAAGCCATCAAACAAACCAGCATTGACAGTATTTTACTTTTAACAGGTTGTGATAAAATTAATACTCCCTTTGAATATATCCTCTATGCAGTTAAACTTGCTAAAAAATATTTTTCAGAGATCTCCATTGAAGCATATCCTATGGAGGAGGAAGAATACAGAGTCTTAGTAAAGGAGGGTTTAACAGGAGTTGTTCAATATCAAGAAACTTATAATAAGGAAACCTATAAGAAGCTCCACCCTGTAGGTCCTAAGAGTGATTACGAATATAGATTACATACTCAAGAAAGAGCACTAAATGCAGGAGTTTATGAGGTAACTGTAGGAGTACTTTTAGGAATTAATGATCCCTATGAAGATGTGTTTAAGAGCATTCTTCATGCGGAGTACCTCTCTCAAAAATATCCAAAGGCTGAGATTAATATATCTTTCCCAAGATTTAGAGACCCCAAAACAGGCTTCAAACCCAAGTACCAAGTAAACGAAAAATTACTTTTAAGGTTTATTTTCTGTGCAAGAATTTACCTACCCCATGTAGGAATAACCATATCCACAAGAGAAAACAGCAGATTCAGAGATAATATCATTGGCTATGGAGTCACTAAAATGTCTGCAGGTTCAAAAACTACTGTAGGGGGATATGCTCAAACTGAAACAACAAGTGTTCAATTTGAAACTGATGACAGAAGAACTGTAAATGAAGTTATTAATGCAATAAAAAATAGAGGATATAGACCAGAATTCACAAATTGGATAAAAGGAGGCCTATATTAA
- the thiF gene encoding sulfur carrier protein ThiS adenylyltransferase ThiF, translated as MNSFEEMLLNYFTKEQLDKIQKTRIVIMGCGGLGSNGAISLTRTGFKNFILIDYDKVEISNLNRQAYFLHQIGMPKVKALKENLLKINPDCNIEEYEEKITPENIEIFMNKGDIIMEAVDSAQTKTLILNTAIKLNKKIVSASGVCGYGNSEKIKIKRFNNISIVGDFESDNSLFKPYAPKVIAISNIQCDEILRMVLYE; from the coding sequence ATGAATTCTTTTGAGGAAATGCTCCTTAACTATTTCACAAAAGAACAACTTGATAAAATTCAAAAAACCCGCATTGTAATAATGGGATGCGGAGGGCTTGGTTCCAATGGTGCCATTTCTCTAACACGCACAGGATTCAAAAACTTTATCCTCATAGATTACGATAAGGTTGAAATTTCAAATCTTAATCGTCAAGCCTACTTTCTCCATCAAATAGGAATGCCTAAGGTAAAAGCTCTAAAAGAAAATTTATTAAAAATAAATCCCGACTGTAATATTGAGGAATATGAAGAAAAAATAACCCCTGAAAATATAGAAATATTTATGAATAAAGGGGATATTATCATGGAGGCCGTGGATTCAGCCCAAACAAAAACTCTTATTCTCAATACTGCTATAAAACTTAACAAGAAAATTGTCTCTGCATCGGGAGTATGTGGTTATGGAAATTCTGAAAAAATAAAAATAAAAAGATTTAATAATATCTCTATCGTAGGTGATTTTGAAAGTGATAACTCTCTTTTCAAACCCTATGCCCCTAAGGTAATTGCAATTTCAAATATTCAATGTGATGAAATCCTAAGGATGGTGCTTTATGAATAA
- the thiE gene encoding thiamine phosphate synthase produces the protein MNKKEKLELLKDFNLYCLTCEEYSIGRKNIDVVREILEAGVKIIQYREKKKPMREKYHEVVKIRDLTAKYNALLIVNDHLDLTKIVEADGVHIGQEDYPIEVAKEFLGENFIIGLTTHTKEQVMEALRKGADYIGLGPIFPSYTKEKPHPPIGIEILDWAIKNISIPVVAIGGIKESNIHEILNLGAKCIAMVTEIVSSPNIYEKTRKIIHILEGYKNGKYIA, from the coding sequence ATGAATAAAAAAGAAAAATTAGAGCTATTAAAAGATTTCAATCTATACTGCCTAACCTGTGAAGAATATTCCATAGGAAGGAAGAATATTGATGTGGTAAGAGAAATTCTTGAAGCAGGGGTAAAGATTATACAATACCGAGAAAAGAAAAAACCTATGAGAGAAAAATATCATGAAGTCGTAAAAATAAGAGATTTAACTGCTAAGTATAATGCTTTACTTATAGTAAATGATCACCTAGATCTTACAAAAATAGTTGAAGCAGATGGGGTACATATTGGACAAGAAGATTATCCTATAGAGGTTGCTAAAGAGTTCTTAGGGGAAAACTTCATTATAGGTCTCACTACTCATACAAAGGAACAAGTTATGGAGGCATTACGAAAAGGAGCTGATTATATTGGACTTGGACCTATATTTCCAAGTTATACAAAAGAAAAACCTCACCCACCAATCGGAATAGAGATTCTTGATTGGGCTATCAAGAATATCAGTATTCCCGTTGTTGCCATTGGGGGTATAAAAGAATCCAATATCCATGAGATACTAAATCTGGGAGCCAAATGTATAGCTATGGTGACTGAGATTGTTTCTTCTCCAAATATTTATGAGAAAACGAGAAAAATCATCCACATATTGGAGGGATATAAAAATGGAAAATACATTGCTTGA
- the thiC gene encoding phosphomethylpyrimidine synthase ThiC, with translation MENTLLEKAQKGELSYEIKSAFENEEIPAMEILLKNIVEGKTVIPANKKRKRNKYYAIGKDCTVKINANIGVTGSYSSFDKELKKAELCEKYNVESVMDLSCGTFAKRFREKLINEFSFIVGSVPIYDLSVKFKDFTKAKPKDFLEVLEEHVETGVDFVTIHAGINRELVEKLKDKNRLLNIVSRGGSMIYKWMETNNFENPYFEYFEDVLKILKKYDATISIGDAFRPGCIQDAGEELQVRETYIVSKLAEKAREYGVQVIIEGPGHVRANEIYWTVKMIKKICKDAPLYVLGPLTTDIAAGYDHISGSMGALIASLAGADFLCYVTPAEHLRLPDLEDVKEGIIAFKIAAHSANIARGFRKSIEKDIEMSLARRELNWEKIINLSIDPEKTKRYRGELHNTCTMCGELCAIKNSS, from the coding sequence ATGGAAAATACATTGCTTGAAAAAGCCCAAAAAGGAGAACTTTCTTATGAGATAAAATCTGCATTTGAAAATGAAGAAATACCAGCAATGGAAATCTTATTAAAAAACATAGTTGAAGGAAAAACTGTTATTCCTGCTAATAAAAAAAGAAAAAGAAACAAATACTATGCCATTGGAAAGGATTGTACAGTGAAAATAAATGCAAATATAGGAGTTACAGGAAGCTATTCTAGCTTTGATAAAGAACTTAAAAAGGCTGAACTTTGTGAAAAATATAATGTGGAATCAGTTATGGATCTCTCTTGCGGTACTTTTGCTAAAAGATTTAGAGAAAAGCTTATAAATGAATTCTCTTTTATAGTGGGAAGTGTTCCTATATATGATCTTTCCGTTAAATTTAAGGATTTTACAAAAGCAAAGCCAAAGGATTTTTTGGAAGTTCTTGAAGAACACGTAGAAACTGGAGTTGACTTTGTTACTATACATGCAGGAATAAATAGGGAACTTGTGGAAAAATTGAAAGATAAAAACCGTCTCCTAAATATTGTGTCTCGTGGTGGCTCCATGATCTATAAGTGGATGGAGACAAATAACTTCGAAAACCCCTATTTTGAATATTTTGAAGATGTACTTAAAATATTGAAAAAATATGATGCGACTATAAGTATAGGTGATGCTTTTAGACCAGGATGCATACAAGATGCAGGAGAAGAGCTACAAGTAAGAGAAACTTACATAGTAAGTAAACTCGCAGAAAAGGCAAGGGAATATGGTGTACAAGTAATTATTGAAGGTCCTGGCCATGTAAGAGCTAATGAAATTTATTGGACAGTAAAAATGATTAAAAAAATCTGCAAAGATGCCCCTTTATATGTTTTGGGGCCCCTTACTACAGATATTGCAGCAGGCTATGATCATATATCTGGAAGTATGGGAGCATTGATTGCATCCCTTGCTGGAGCTGACTTCCTCTGCTATGTCACTCCTGCAGAACATTTAAGACTTCCAGATTTAGAAGATGTAAAAGAAGGAATTATTGCTTTTAAAATCGCAGCCCATAGTGCCAATATAGCAAGAGGATTTAGAAAATCTATTGAAAAGGATATAGAGATGTCCTTGGCAAGAAGAGAGTTGAACTGGGAAAAGATTATAAATCTTTCTATAGATCCTGAGAAGACAAAAAGATATAGAGGAGAACTCCATAATACTTGTACCATGTGTGGTGAACTTTGTGCCATCAAAAACAGTAGTTAA
- the thiD gene encoding bifunctional hydroxymethylpyrimidine kinase/phosphomethylpyrimidine kinase translates to MPSKTVVKILVIAGLDPSGGAGIFLDIKTIQRLGGYAFGIPTCLTVQNTQKVYKVYEINPRYFLKTFEVLIKDVGELDSVKIGVLYSKKIIDLTIELIKKYQLKNIVLDPVINPTKGVLLLKKDAFSSFLRLISLCTVITPNIPEAEILSGKRIKSLEDMETSIEEISKKFEIENIVLKGGHLNIENKVYDLLYSRNRFVLFEKEYLKDQNIHGTGCLFSSILSFFLAQNLNIEKAFYETQNFFQKIIKKTIKIGKGQDLVNF, encoded by the coding sequence GTGCCATCAAAAACAGTAGTTAAAATATTAGTTATAGCGGGATTAGATCCATCAGGGGGTGCGGGAATATTCCTGGATATAAAAACAATCCAAAGGCTTGGAGGATATGCTTTTGGTATTCCTACCTGTCTTACTGTCCAAAATACCCAAAAAGTCTACAAAGTTTACGAAATAAATCCAAGATACTTTTTGAAAACCTTTGAAGTTTTAATTAAGGATGTAGGAGAACTTGATAGTGTAAAAATAGGAGTCCTATATTCAAAAAAAATTATTGACTTAACTATAGAACTTATTAAAAAATATCAACTTAAAAACATAGTTCTTGATCCAGTAATAAACCCTACAAAAGGAGTTTTACTCCTTAAAAAAGATGCTTTTTCCTCTTTCCTAAGGCTGATATCCTTATGTACAGTGATAACTCCAAACATACCAGAAGCAGAAATCCTAAGTGGAAAGAGAATAAAATCCTTGGAAGATATGGAAACTTCTATAGAAGAAATCAGTAAAAAATTTGAAATTGAAAATATAGTTTTAAAGGGTGGACATTTAAATATAGAAAACAAGGTTTATGACTTACTTTATTCTAGAAATAGATTTGTATTATTTGAAAAGGAGTATTTAAAAGATCAAAATATCCATGGGACAGGATGTCTGTTTTCCTCAATTCTCTCCTTTTTTCTTGCCCAAAATTTAAACATAGAAAAAGCATTTTATGAAACACAAAACTTTTTTCAGAAAATCATTAAAAAAACTATAAAGATAGGAAAAGGGCAGGACTTAGTAAATTTTTAA
- a CDS encoding metallophosphoesterase family protein, which produces MRNTSKILAIIFLFISLYSTIYAFTFAVIGDRAGRPVFGVFERNLSEVVKRKPDFIVQLGDILVESSDEEYRYVGSILKNVSVPFYIVPGNHDLYKDPKGARFQSFTKRPLYYYFDYENARFIILNNASGSLGKVQLEWLIEVLKGTNKKYKFVFMHQPVISPSWFFLFHKADPVESKILMKLFEEYHVNYVFSGHIHMYYRKEINGVVYIISGIGGARPYISSNLDEGKPHFILIKVSDEGINEEVVRLNW; this is translated from the coding sequence ATGAGAAATACAAGTAAAATATTAGCAATAATTTTTTTATTTATTAGTCTATATTCAACAATTTATGCTTTTACTTTTGCGGTAATTGGAGATAGAGCGGGAAGGCCTGTTTTTGGAGTTTTTGAAAGAAATCTTTCTGAAGTTGTAAAAAGAAAACCTGATTTTATAGTTCAGCTGGGAGATATTCTGGTAGAAAGTAGTGACGAAGAGTATCGGTATGTGGGAAGCATTTTAAAGAATGTAAGTGTACCCTTTTATATCGTTCCTGGGAATCATGATTTATATAAAGATCCTAAGGGGGCAAGGTTTCAAAGCTTTACTAAGAGACCCTTGTATTATTATTTTGACTATGAGAATGCAAGATTTATTATTCTGAATAACGCTTCGGGATCTCTTGGAAAGGTTCAGCTTGAATGGTTAATTGAAGTACTTAAGGGGACCAATAAGAAATATAAATTTGTTTTTATGCACCAACCAGTTATATCTCCAAGTTGGTTTTTCCTTTTTCACAAGGCAGATCCTGTAGAGTCTAAAATATTAATGAAATTATTTGAGGAATATCATGTAAATTATGTTTTTTCAGGGCATATTCATATGTATTATAGGAAAGAAATTAACGGAGTTGTTTATATCATCTCTGGAATTGGTGGCGCCCGTCCTTACATTTCATCGAACCTTGATGAGGGAAAGCCTCATTTTATTTTGATAAAAGTCAGCGATGAAGGTATAAATGAAGAAGTGGTTAGACTAAATTGGTAG
- a CDS encoding DUF4388 domain-containing protein has protein sequence MGIRGDLQSIPLWEVLQTLSIGRKTGKLEIDNGLKRVEVFFENGKIVNVKTGFIEGYNAVLGLVLWNIGDFVFYPEGKTQNKTLNLDPLEIIVNFSKHLDLMNYLSDFVLLPVRMDGLALEEEVVSSSFDGTAKVRDVVLNSPLGELKALELIQKLIREGKLLRVDDDERLFWIYILWRFWKFLMQEEGRRYLINERGLKKDIQSFVSKIHEDFSGLLEDLINSEKMSWHYFYRHLTRFDFNEVELAIRDVFDFLNKYVKSEIDKTKAEQFSVVLKGEGNDIFVPVCRDLRTDEFVVSLFFDGERTLRQVFDYSPLEKIYTQNVIANLIINNCLINVKSDYKIAMIYSFYIFWNTLKRELKEESLIKEIEKVWSEFVGSSLLDVRYLFNHIVLDRRPNFIYFYKEKDKYSEDEIKNFIVEAGGLIYSVLESKLSKSNKDEVFNKIIREIESKVVKEKEIYISLIR, from the coding sequence ATGGGTATAAGGGGAGATTTACAAAGTATTCCTCTTTGGGAAGTACTTCAGACTCTTTCCATAGGAAGAAAGACAGGAAAGCTTGAAATAGATAACGGCTTAAAGAGGGTAGAGGTATTTTTTGAAAATGGTAAGATAGTTAATGTTAAAACTGGTTTTATAGAGGGATATAATGCAGTTTTGGGACTTGTGCTCTGGAATATAGGGGACTTTGTTTTTTATCCTGAAGGGAAGACCCAGAATAAAACTTTGAATTTAGATCCTCTTGAGATTATTGTAAATTTCTCTAAACATCTTGACTTAATGAACTATTTAAGCGACTTTGTGCTACTTCCTGTTAGAATGGATGGACTTGCTTTAGAAGAAGAAGTGGTATCTTCCTCTTTTGATGGTACTGCTAAAGTAAGGGATGTGGTTTTAAACTCACCATTAGGAGAGCTAAAAGCTCTTGAGTTAATTCAGAAATTGATAAGGGAGGGAAAGCTTCTTAGAGTAGACGATGATGAGAGGCTCTTCTGGATATATATACTATGGAGGTTTTGGAAATTTTTGATGCAGGAAGAAGGCAGAAGATACTTGATTAATGAAAGAGGGCTGAAAAAGGATATTCAGAGTTTTGTCTCTAAAATTCATGAGGATTTTTCAGGCTTGTTAGAGGATTTGATAAATTCTGAAAAGATGTCATGGCATTACTTCTATAGGCATTTGACAAGATTTGATTTTAATGAAGTGGAATTAGCTATAAGAGATGTATTTGATTTTCTGAATAAGTATGTGAAAAGTGAAATCGACAAGACAAAAGCTGAACAATTTTCGGTAGTATTAAAGGGTGAGGGAAATGATATATTTGTTCCTGTATGTAGAGATTTAAGGACAGATGAATTTGTGGTTTCTCTTTTCTTTGATGGAGAGAGAACTTTAAGGCAAGTTTTTGATTATTCTCCTTTAGAGAAAATATATACTCAAAATGTTATTGCTAATTTAATAATTAATAATTGTTTGATAAATGTGAAGAGTGACTATAAAATAGCTATGATTTATTCTTTCTATATTTTTTGGAATACTTTAAAAAGGGAACTAAAGGAAGAGAGTTTGATCAAGGAGATCGAAAAAGTATGGAGTGAGTTTGTAGGAAGTTCTTTGCTTGATGTACGATATTTATTTAATCATATAGTGCTTGATAGAAGGCCTAACTTTATATATTTTTATAAAGAGAAGGACAAATACAGCGAAGATGAAATTAAAAACTTTATAGTTGAGGCTGGGGGATTGATTTATAGTGTGTTAGAGAGTAAACTAAGTAAATCTAATAAGGATGAAGTTTTTAATAAAATTATAAGGGAGATAGAAAGTAAAGTTGTAAAAGAGAAGGAGATATATATTAGTCTAATAAGATGA
- a CDS encoding ABC transporter permease, whose amino-acid sequence MKEGVKSKRLIKTGRIQELGILVILFLLSLFLSLTTETFLTSTNIFNILRAFSWIAISGFGILMVIITGGIDLSVGSVMAMAGLITAMMLKANFGVFLSILGGIFIGGLIGFINGILISKTNLPPFIATLGTMNIARGFCYGVTGGWPVRDLPKSFNFLGQYDVPFLGVGIPLPVIFMIILGVITSIFLNRTSWGYKIYAVGGNEQAARLSGINTGRIKILVYTLCGVLTAIGGILMTARLGVAAPTAALGYELDVIAAAVIGGASLAGGEGTVLGVIIGAAIMQVLRTGMVLLGFPAYWQPSAIGAIIIAAIIFDQYRKRKMGLLR is encoded by the coding sequence ATGAAAGAGGGTGTGAAAAGTAAAAGGCTAATAAAAACTGGTAGGATTCAAGAGTTAGGAATATTGGTCATATTATTTTTACTATCTCTTTTTCTAAGCTTAACTACCGAAACATTTTTAACCTCTACAAATATATTTAATATATTACGGGCTTTTTCTTGGATTGCCATTAGTGGTTTTGGTATATTGATGGTTATTATTACTGGAGGAATAGATCTTTCTGTAGGTTCAGTAATGGCTATGGCAGGACTAATAACAGCCATGATGCTTAAAGCAAATTTTGGGGTTTTTCTCTCTATTCTTGGTGGAATATTTATTGGAGGATTAATAGGTTTTATAAATGGAATACTCATAAGTAAAACTAATCTTCCGCCCTTTATAGCTACTCTTGGTACTATGAATATTGCAAGGGGCTTTTGTTATGGAGTAACAGGTGGGTGGCCCGTTAGAGATCTTCCAAAATCCTTTAATTTCCTTGGCCAATATGATGTTCCCTTTTTAGGTGTAGGTATACCTCTTCCTGTAATATTTATGATAATTTTAGGAGTAATTACATCAATTTTTCTTAATAGAACCTCTTGGGGATATAAGATATATGCGGTTGGTGGAAATGAGCAGGCTGCAAGGCTTTCAGGTATTAATACTGGAAGAATAAAAATTTTAGTATATACTCTCTGTGGTGTTCTTACAGCTATTGGTGGTATTTTAATGACTGCAAGATTAGGCGTAGCTGCCCCAACAGCAGCTTTAGGTTATGAGCTTGATGTAATTGCTGCGGCAGTTATAGGTGGAGCTTCTCTTGCTGGAGGTGAAGGAACAGTTCTTGGAGTTATTATTGGAGCTGCTATTATGCAGGTTCTAAGAACAGGAATGGTACTTTTAGGTTTTCCAGCTTACTGGCAACCCTCAGCTATAGGTGCAATAATTATAGCAGCAATTATCTTTGATCAATATAGGAAAAGAAAAATGGGTTTACTAAGATAA